Proteins encoded in a region of the Drosophila busckii strain San Diego stock center, stock number 13000-0081.31 chromosome 2L, ASM1175060v1, whole genome shotgun sequence genome:
- the LOC108603311 gene encoding uncharacterized protein LOC108603311 has product MRATLFIILALLGCSCSSATLFDDQLRELTEFLRLQMRCGYPPLGIPVLAPAQLAYKQLNIKTESLACQGNFTDLSIVGLDSFEFRQLNWNNVLHKIRFDLNFPSIKLTSSKYQLDILSRLFGSDFSLWGDGVFDLELLNLRANGSFIIRPSGLTHGTHIKSWKVDWQLGAANSKITGIMGSRLWSKFVNDIINEFFELTINDNPEEVADFMQQLIVPPMNAALENVAWYEITAVILGLVKGVLPVEPIC; this is encoded by the exons ATGCGCGCTAcgttgtttataattttggcgctgcttggctgctcCTGCAGCTCGGCCACGCTCTTTGATGATCAGCTGCGTGAGCTGACTGAGTTTCTGCGCCTGCAAATGCGCTGTGGTTATCCACCACTTGGCATTCCAGTGCTAGCGCCGGCTCAGCTGGCCTATAAGCAGCTGAACATCAAAACAGAAAGTCTTGC CTGTCAGGGCAACTTTACGGATCTGTCCATAGTGGGTCTGGATAGTTTTGAGTTTCGTCAGCTCAATTGGAACAATGTGCTGCATAAAATCAGATTCGATCTCAACTTTCCCAGCATTAAGTTGACCAGTTCAAAATATCAGCTGGATATATTATCACGTCTCTTTGGCTCTGACTTTAGCCTCTGGGGCGATGGCGTCTTTGATCTGGAGCTGCTTAACCTACGCGCCAATGGCAGCTTCATCATTCGCCCCTCGGGTCTTACTCATGGCACACACATCAAAAGCTGGAAAGTGGATTGGCAGTTAGGTGCTGCCAATTCGAAAATCACTGGCATTATGGGCAGTCGCTTGTGGTCGAAATTTGTCAACGAtattattaatgaatttttcGAGCTGACCATAAATGATAATCCTGAGGAGGTGGCTGACTTTATGCAGCAACTAATTGTGCCGCCCATGAATGCGGCCTTGGAGAATGTGGCTTGGTATGAAATAACTGCCGTTATCTTGGGCCTGGTCAAGGGTGTGCTGCCAGTAGAGCCCATTTGTTAA
- the LOC108602137 gene encoding uncharacterized protein LOC108602137, with protein sequence MRFLIVLAAVVAVCAAGTLTNLHPKQLQEQLMQYADENGDIELFNESDDVPVEAAPQFIVSWQIRRQIRKLQKQMPCGWPNAGIPPLAPLRVNEADLDFKRGIFETLNHVFRLKVAGLDDFKIKKFKLNMITSKITFDFVFKNIDTTAQSYNTDTLIDAMRQLGLSVEYEGSGGLLFDLINLRVAGVLKYKLPVLWGSAKITSLKTTISIGDVKSDVTGFMGNGKINHAINRQLENIVVKSVNDNQQAISNAIEDAIVPRVNKMLKGKDFWTLVDVILSSGDGESEDDPIVVDCVPPADPWA encoded by the exons ATGCGTTTTCTTATAGTGCTAGCCGCCGTGGTGGCTGTTTGTGCCGCGGGCACGCTAACAAATCTTCATCCCAAGCAGCTGCAAGAGCAATTGATGCAGTATGCCGATGAGAACGGTGATATTGAGCTCTTCAACGAGTCCGATGATGTGCCAGTTGAGG CTGCACCACAGTTCATTGTCTCCTGGCAGATTCGCCGCCAGATTCGCAAACTGCAGAAGCAGATGCCTTGCGGCTGGCCCAATGCGGGAATTCCCCCACTAGCTCCTCTGCGTGTCAACGAGGCCGATCTGGACTTCAAGCGTGGCATTTTCGAGACCTTGAACCATGTGTTCCGCCTCAAGGTTGCCGGTCTGGATGACTTCAAAATCAAGAAGTTCAAGCTTAACATGATCACCTCCAAGATCACCTTCGATTTCGTCTTCAAGAACATTGATACTACCGCTCAGAGCTACAACACCGATACCCTGATCGATGCCATGCGTCAGCTGGGTCTGTCCGTCGAATACGAGGGTTCCGGTGGTCTGCTGTTCGATCTGATCAATCTGCGTGTTGCTGGCGTGCTCAAGTACAAGCTGCCCGTATTGTGGGGCTCGGCTAAGATCACCTCTCTGAAGACTACCATCTCGATTGGCGATGTCAAGTCCGATGTCACCGGTTTCATGGGCAATGGCAAGATCAATCATGCCATCAACCGTCAGCTGGAGAATATTGTGGTGAAGAGCGTCAACGATAACCAGCAAGCCATCTCCAATGCCATCGAGGATGCTATTGTGCCACGTGTCAACAAGATGCTGAAGGGCAAGGACTTCTGGACTCTGGTCGATGTGATTCTATCCAGCGGCGATGGCGAGAGTGAGGATGATCCAATTGTGGTTGATTGTGTGCCCCCAGCAGACCCCTGGGCTTAA
- the LOC108601840 gene encoding LOW QUALITY PROTEIN: luciferin 4-monooxygenase (The sequence of the model RefSeq protein was modified relative to this genomic sequence to represent the inferred CDS: inserted 2 bases in 1 codon) codes for MTFKPEYTYDADNKIWSGPQPKYLFAADLSVGEIIYHEMRRHPKLIAQISPTENTILTREELHLNSVRVASYMRQLGLVQTDIVGIIGRNTTHMCAVVYGCFFNGIAFHSLNISYEQENIEKLFNITKPRLIFCDGDEYDKVKSATATWNVRIVTMRNHQSGAISIEEILKTPIEPNFEPVRLEQGNDQTLAILCSSGTTGLPKAVTIPNSSQYYNYYTKLTTDDVQFTQSTLDWASGLITTILSGVYSTTRIIVDTPFDPAYFLRIVEKYKITWVVQTPSHLAMITNCSEFPAANLQSIQCYLYGGGGCSIQVQHCMRNQLGRNCLHLGYGCTEAGSVAVNWNFDEKPNSCGRLTXIGPNQMGEICANNGQYWAGYYNNPEESRNIRDADLWFHTGDLGYIDDDGFLFIVERKKDMLKYQNIMYYPHEIEEVINQMPGVSEVCVFGVWNQLCGDEAAAAVVKKHGADITAEDVEKYVKEHISATYKHLHGGAMIMDELQHSANGKTNRIATKAYFLKIKGIKE; via the exons ATGACGTTCAAGCCTGAGTACACCTACGATGCGGACAATAAAATTTGGAGCGGACCTCAACCAAAATATCTTTTTGCAGCGGACTTATCCGTTGGTGAAATTATATATCATGAGATGCGACGACACCCCAAGCTAATAGCTCAA ATCTCGCCAACGGAAAACACTATCTTAACCAGAGAGGAGTTACATTTGAATTCGGTGCGCGTGGCAAGTTATATGAGGCAGTTGGGCTTGGTACAAACAGACATTGTTGGAATTATCGGAAGGAACACAACGCATATGTGCGCTGTAGTCTACGGATGTTTCTTCAATGGCATTGCTTTTCACTCACTCAACATATCGTATGAGCAGGAGAACATCGAAAAGCTTTTCAATATCACCAAACCTCGTCTGATTTTCTGCGATGGTGATGAGTACGATAAGGTGAAatcagcgacagcgacgtgGAATGTCCGCATTGTAACAATGCGCAATCATCAAAGTGGCGCAATAAGCATTGAGGAGATTCTAAAAACTCCAATCGAGCCGAACTTTGAACCTGTGCGCCTTGAACAGGGCAACGATCAAACTTTGGCTATTCTCTGCTCATCAGGCACTACAGGACTTCCAAAGGCGGTGACCATTCCAAACAGTAGCCAATATTATAATTACTACAC gaAACTTACTACTGATGACGTTCAGTTTACTCAAAGTACTCTGGATTGGGCTTCAGGTCTGATAACAACGATTTTATCAGGAGTGTACAGCACGACACGTATTATCGTCGATACTCCCTTTGATCCTGCATACTTTTTGCGAATTGTTGAGAAGTACAAAATTACATGGGTGGTTCAGACTCCTTCACATTTGGCAATGATCACAAACTGCTCCGAGTTTCCAGCTGCTAATTTGCAAAGCATCCAATGTTATTTGTATGGAGGAGGTGGCTGTTCAATACAAGTGCAGCACTGCATGCGAAATCAGCTGGGTCGGAACTGCTTACATCTTGGATATGGTTGCACAGAGGCAGGATCAGTTGCAGTCAATTGGAATTTTGATGAGAAGCCTAATTCCTGTGGTCGTCTTAC CATCGGACCAAACCAAATGGGTGAAATTTGCGCTAATAACGGTCAGTACTGGGCTGGCTACTACAACAATCCAGAGGAGTCGCGTAATATTCGCGACGCGGACCTGTGGTTTCACACCGGCGACTTGGGCTACATAGATGACGATGGCTTTCTCTTCATTGTGGAGCGAAAGAAGGATATGCTTAAGTATCAGAATATCATGTACTATCCGCATGAGATCGAAGAGGTTATTAACCAAATGCCTGGCGTGTCTGAAGTTTGTGTCTTCGGAGTGTGGAATCAATTGTGTGGcgatgaagctgctgctgctgtagtcaAGAAGCACGGGGCTGACATTACAGCAGAGGATGTTGAGAAGTATGTAAAGGAGCATATTAGCGCAacatacaaacatttgcatGGCGGTGCCATGATAATGGATGAACTGCAGCATAGCGCCAATGGCAAGACGAACCGCATTGCCACAAAGGCGTATTTCCTCAAGATTAAGGGAATTAAGGAATAA
- the LOC108603069 gene encoding uncharacterized protein LOC108603069: protein MKAIVCILLALTASAAAYEVDVLSEQEWNNLVEKHPVQPDAQGLILNSQAKKAVKNLMEQLPCGFPEYGIPPLAPYTNADLNVHLAQSVVESLLQMLRFRFDGLEQMQIKKLKVSYTFSKKVKFHFNFKELKASAHVLNTDTFVDLLKELGLSVRYEGTGPLSFSLENLSIQGQFKYKMPFIFGSIKIYKFECVVGLGGVKSHIGGVLGNGRYNEMVNDIIEYEVPAFINGRQKQISDKIESLFVPFVNEKLKGHKIWYLLGQLGGSTKKCNPTPAPWLAQE, encoded by the exons ATGAAGGCAATCGTGTGTATTTTGCTGGCCCTTACGGCCTCCGCAGCTGCCTATGAGGTGGATGTGCTTAGCGAGCAGGAATGGAATAATCTTGTCGAGAAGCATC CTGTTCAGCCCGATGCGCAGGGCTTGATATTGAACTCCCAAGCTAAGAAGGCGGTAAAGAATTTAATGGAGCAACTGCCCTGTGGTTTTCCCGAATACGGTATTCCCCCACTTGCGCCCTATACCAATGCTGATTTGAATGTACACTTGGCCCAGTCTGTGGTGGA ATCGCTGCTGCAGATGTTGCGTTTCCGTTTCGATGGTTTGGAGCAAATGCAGATTAAGAAGTTGAAGGTCAGCTATACTTTCAGCAAGAAGGTCAAgttccatttcaatttcaaggAACTTAAAGCGAGCGCACATGTGTTGAACACAGACACCTTTGTGGATCTGCTAAAGGAATTGGGTTTGTCGGTGCGATATGAGGGCACTGGACCGTTGTCTTTCTCACTGGAGAATCTTTCGATACAGGGACAGTTCAAGTACAAGATGCCTTTCATCTTTGGCTCCATTAAGATTTACAAATTCGAGTGTGTGGTGGGTTTGGGTGGCGTCAAGTCTCATATTGGTGGTGTGCTGGGTAATGGACGCTACAACGAGATGGTCAATGACATTATCGAGTATGAAGTGCCTGCCTTTATTAACGGACGTCAAAAGCAGATTAGCGACAAGATTGAGTCCCTATTTGTGCCGTTTGTCAATGAGAAACTCAAGGGTCACAAGATTTGGTATCTGTTGGGCCAGCTGGGCGGCTCCACCAAGAAGTGTAATCCAACACCAGCTCCTTGGCTAGCTCAGGAATAA